CCGTCGCCGGAGCGGAGCGCGATGAGCTCGTGGCCACCGCACGCGCGGTGCTGTTCCCCCTGCTGTGGGAGGAGCCTGGCGGAACCGCCGTCGTCGAGTCGCTGGCCCTGGGAACTCCGGTGATCGGGCTGCGCCGCGGCTGCCTGCCGGAGCTGGTCGAGCAGGGCGTCACCGGCCTGCTCGCCGAGGACGAGGAAGGCCTGGCCGAAGCCTGGCGGCAGGCGGACCTGCTGGACCCCCGTGCGTGCACACGGTCCGCGGCGCGACGGTTCACCCCTGCCCGGGCCGCCGACGCCTACCTGGCGTTGTACGAGCGGATCCAATCGATCCGGCCGCCGCACGGCGACGGCCTCCTCGTCGAGGCGCCGGTGAGCTGACGCCGATCCGCCGGCCGCCTCGTCGGGCGGCCGGCGGAACGGGATCGGGCTCACCGGACGCGTTCGCGCCGGATCGAGTCGGGTTCAGCAGTCCCGGAGCTCGGGAGACTGGTTGAGGAGCTGGCCACGCACCGAGGTGAACTCGCGGTGCTCCGGACCGCCGACCGCGGACGGCCGGAACGCCGCGACCCGGTGGCAGTTCTGGAACGCCAGCGCGACACCGAAGTGACGCTCGAGCCCGCCGCGGATCGCGTCGCTCGCCAGCGCGCGCAGCAGCTGGCCCC
This region of Cryptosporangium minutisporangium genomic DNA includes:
- a CDS encoding SCO5389 family protein, which translates into the protein MSLNVPTALLERAEQGAVSDAEFVDCVRESLPYAWSTITRVIADLESGTDPFADDATPPPTEAERGQLLRALASDAIRGGLERHFGVALAFQNCHRVAAFRPSAVGGPEHREFTSVRGQLLNQSPELRDC